The Triticum aestivum cultivar Chinese Spring chromosome 7B, IWGSC CS RefSeq v2.1, whole genome shotgun sequence genome window below encodes:
- the LOC123161775 gene encoding GDSL esterase/lipase At5g33370, whose translation MARSIALVCFLVVGLGLLGAMCASAAAAGGENGGRLVNAVYVFGDSLVDVGNNDYLPAPAPRANRPYGMDLPGKPTGRFTNGYNLADVISQRVGFEMSPKPYLSMLPHDKILLGLCKIGANYASGGSGILDTTGKGTLTMRTQVEYFKKAADNMICYPSKEEHLSRSLFLLSGGGNDFSAFDPSSASPQAYVVKMVTTYIEHIQALYDMGARMVGILDVPPIGCTPGQRIDMPNGECNEQANSLAQAFNGLLRAKLAEAAAANMKELKYSIAANYNILNDMMANSLVAGLRQVKTACCGSGKLNAEVMCSHQGTTACPAAEHDDYMFWDMLHPTHATIQRGVVALFYGNGPKYGEPVNFGTLVTGQNVSPAIKMVVDEQ comes from the exons ATGGCGAGGAGCATTGCTCTGGTCTGCTTCCTCGTCGTCGGTCTCGGCCTCTTGGGCGCCATGTgcgcctcggcagctgcggcgggCGGCGAGAACGGAGGGCGGCTGGTGAACGCCGTGTACGTGTTCGGCGACTCGCTGGTGGACGTGGGCAACAACGACTACCTGCCGGCGCCGGCGCCCAGGGCGAACCGGCCGTACGGCATGGACCTCCCCGGCAAGCCCACAGGCCGCTTCACCAACGGCTACAACCTCGCCGACGTCATCT CACAACGTGTGGGGTTCGAGATGAGCCCCAAGCCGTACCTCTCCATGCTGCCGCACGACAAGATCTTACTCGGCCTCTGCAAGATCGGCGCCAACTATGCTTCCGGTGGATCCGGCATCCTCGACACCACG GGAAAAGGGACGCTCACGATGCGGACACAAGTCGAGTACTTCAAGAAAGCGGCGGACAACATGATTTGCTACCCAAGCAAGGAGgagcacctttcgaggtccctctTCCTCCTCAGTGGCGGCGGCAATGACTTCTCGGCCTTCGACCCCTCCAGCGCCAGCCCCCAGGCCTACGTCGTCAAGATGGTCACCACCTACATCGAGCACATCCAGGCGCTCTACGACATGGGGGCACGGATGGTGGGGATCCTCGATGTGCCACCGATCGGGTGCACGCCGGGGCAGAGGATCGACATGCCCAACGGCGAGTGCAACGAGCAGGCCAACTCCCTGGCGCAAGCATTCAACGGCCTACTCAGGGCCAAGCTCGCCGAGGCCGCCGCTGCCAACATGAAGGAACTCAAGTACTCCATCGCCGCCAACTACAACATCCTCAACGACATGATGGCCAACTCTCTCGTAGCTG GGCTGAGGCAGGTGAAGACGGCGTGCTGCGGTTCGGGGAAGCTCAACGCGGAGGTGATGTGCAGCCACCAGGGCACGACGGCGTGCCCCGCCGCTGAGCACGACGACTACATGTTCTGGGACATGCTCCACCCCACTCACGCCACTATCCAGCGCGGTGTCGTCGCCCTCTTCTACGGCAACGGCCCCAAGTACGGCGAGCCCGTCAACTTCGGCACGCTCGTCACGGGCCAGAACGTATCTCCCGCGATCAAGATGGTCGTCGACGAGCAGTAG